A single genomic interval of Clostridium facile harbors:
- a CDS encoding FeoA family protein → MTLDQVSPGQGGIITKIGGEGELRRRLLDMGLTPNTQVTVRKVAPMGDPIELFLRSYVLTIRKDDAAKIEIKEVTRA, encoded by the coding sequence ATGACATTAGACCAAGTATCTCCAGGACAAGGAGGTATCATCACGAAAATTGGTGGTGAAGGGGAGTTAAGGCGGCGCTTATTGGATATGGGCCTGACGCCAAATACCCAGGTAACAGTGCGAAAGGTTGCCCCCATGGGGGACCCAATTGAACTTTTTTTGCGCAGCTATGTATTGACAATCCGAAAGGATGACGCAGCAAAAATTGAGATAAAAGAGGTAACCAGAGCATGA
- a CDS encoding ABC transporter ATP-binding protein/permease, giving the protein MLALKSITKDYPVGDTKVTALNGIDLAFRDHEFVSILGPSGCGKTTMLNIIGGLDRYTSGDLIINGRSTKEYKDKDWDNYRNHSIGFVFQSYNLIPHQTVLANVELALTLSGVSKAERRERAIHALEQVGLGEHIHKKPNQLSGGQMQRVAIARALVNDPDILLADEPTGALDTKTSVQIMEILKEISQDKLIIMVTHNPDLAQQYSSRIVRLLDGDVVGDTNPYTEEEIHADLSKGKDISTKRKKNMSFGTAISLSFHNLLTKKARTLMTSFAGSIGIIGIALILALSTGVQAYIDTVQKDTLSSYPVTINKEDNDMISAMTSMQDSMVEENKQPKQDNIVYSTSIMYELFHSMNSSNATENNLTDFKAFLDEQMNEETSTTDLYQYTSAIQYQYDVDMNTYITDADGNYRTTDIADVFSESENPDLPKEKQAMYEMMKTQLSSYELWQEIPSGTDGSLISDMVSSQYDLVYGQWPSVANEVVLVLNGNSEISDIAFYSLGLLAPEQVQELLDSSTDGTEVDKWDLSLNYQEICEKSFKLLLNPDYYANTGKNGTWEYIGDDQTRMDMTIKNGYDLNIVGIIQPNEDASATTLSGTFGYTSALTEYMVDKIQTSDIVAQQTAVENENYDVFSGLPFTKEERELTNAEKAEEIKSYFSGLNNQEKTDLYTRIFSEPPEEYVQQVLQSSMAKYSTREEMESAIASQYQMDDATVHSYLSSYSDEELQTMIQQQITSMIQQNYAAQAEAAVKEMMGTDGEIDQSAGYAKVAAIFDAQIGSVQDETTLAGYYDKYMPSGVSESTLEENMKTLGVVDLGSPSAINIYANSFENKDAISDIITDYNNSVAEEDAISYTDYVALLMSGITTIINAISYGLIAFVAISLVVSSIMIGIITYISVLERTKEIGILRSIGASKKDVSHVFNAEAMIIGFCAGALGVIISLLLCLPINWIIHALTNIPTINAYLSPVACIILVAISMGLTFIAGLIPSRIAAKKNPVESLRSE; this is encoded by the coding sequence ATGCTTGCGTTAAAATCGATTACCAAAGATTATCCTGTTGGGGATACGAAGGTTACAGCGTTAAATGGAATTGATCTTGCGTTCCGTGACCATGAATTTGTATCCATTTTGGGGCCTTCTGGATGCGGAAAAACCACCATGTTAAATATCATTGGGGGATTAGACCGGTATACATCAGGGGACTTAATCATCAATGGACGTTCCACAAAAGAATATAAAGATAAAGACTGGGATAACTACCGGAACCATTCGATTGGGTTTGTGTTCCAAAGTTATAATTTAATTCCCCACCAAACAGTATTGGCAAATGTGGAACTGGCTTTGACCCTTTCGGGTGTGTCTAAAGCAGAACGACGTGAACGGGCGATCCACGCCCTGGAACAGGTTGGATTAGGGGAACATATCCATAAAAAGCCAAACCAGCTTTCCGGAGGACAAATGCAGCGTGTGGCAATTGCCCGTGCATTGGTAAATGACCCGGATATCCTGTTGGCGGATGAACCCACAGGGGCACTGGATACCAAAACCAGCGTCCAAATCATGGAGATATTAAAAGAAATCTCTCAGGATAAATTGATTATTATGGTAACCCACAATCCCGATCTTGCGCAACAGTATTCCAGCAGAATTGTGCGGTTATTGGATGGTGATGTAGTAGGGGATACCAATCCTTATACGGAGGAAGAAATCCACGCCGATTTGTCCAAAGGAAAAGATATATCAACTAAGCGGAAAAAGAATATGTCTTTTGGCACAGCAATTTCCCTTTCATTCCATAACCTGCTGACGAAAAAAGCTAGGACATTAATGACCTCTTTTGCTGGAAGTATTGGTATTATTGGAATTGCTTTAATTTTGGCGCTTTCCACTGGGGTTCAGGCATATATTGATACTGTCCAGAAAGATACTTTATCTTCCTATCCTGTTACCATCAATAAAGAAGATAACGATATGATTTCTGCTATGACTTCTATGCAGGATTCTATGGTGGAAGAAAACAAGCAACCAAAACAAGATAATATCGTCTATTCTACCTCAATTATGTATGAATTATTCCATTCTATGAACTCTAGCAATGCTACTGAGAACAACCTAACTGATTTTAAAGCATTTCTGGATGAACAGATGAATGAGGAAACCAGTACAACAGATTTATACCAATATACTTCTGCTATTCAATATCAGTACGATGTGGATATGAACACCTATATTACGGATGCGGATGGAAATTATAGGACAACTGATATTGCGGATGTTTTTTCGGAATCGGAAAATCCTGATCTTCCAAAAGAAAAACAGGCGATGTATGAGATGATGAAAACCCAGCTTTCTTCTTATGAGTTGTGGCAGGAAATCCCTTCTGGAACAGATGGAAGTTTGATTTCCGATATGGTTTCTAGTCAATATGATTTGGTGTATGGACAATGGCCATCTGTCGCAAACGAAGTAGTATTGGTGTTAAACGGAAATAGTGAAATCTCTGATATCGCTTTTTATTCTTTGGGATTGTTGGCTCCGGAGCAGGTCCAGGAGCTATTGGATTCTAGTACGGACGGTACAGAAGTAGACAAATGGGATTTATCTTTAAATTATCAGGAAATTTGTGAGAAATCCTTTAAATTGCTGTTAAATCCTGATTATTATGCAAACACAGGAAAAAATGGCACCTGGGAATATATTGGTGATGATCAAACCAGGATGGATATGACGATTAAAAATGGCTATGACTTAAATATTGTGGGTATCATTCAACCAAACGAAGATGCTTCTGCAACTACATTATCCGGTACTTTTGGATATACTTCTGCTTTAACAGAATATATGGTAGATAAAATTCAAACTAGTGATATTGTGGCACAGCAAACTGCTGTAGAAAATGAGAATTACGACGTTTTTTCTGGGCTTCCTTTTACCAAGGAGGAACGGGAGCTTACCAATGCAGAAAAAGCGGAGGAAATCAAATCATATTTTTCTGGACTAAACAATCAAGAAAAAACAGATTTATATACTAGAATTTTCTCAGAACCACCAGAAGAATATGTACAGCAGGTATTGCAAAGCAGCATGGCGAAATATTCCACTAGGGAGGAGATGGAAAGTGCAATCGCTTCCCAATATCAGATGGATGACGCTACAGTTCACTCCTATTTATCTTCGTATTCAGATGAAGAATTGCAAACAATGATACAGCAGCAGATTACGTCAATGATTCAGCAAAACTATGCGGCACAGGCAGAAGCAGCGGTAAAAGAGATGATGGGAACGGACGGAGAGATTGACCAATCTGCTGGATACGCAAAAGTAGCGGCTATTTTCGATGCTCAAATTGGAAGTGTCCAGGATGAAACTACTCTAGCAGGATATTATGACAAATATATGCCTTCCGGTGTTTCGGAGTCTACTTTGGAAGAAAATATGAAAACATTGGGTGTTGTTGATTTGGGTTCTCCATCTGCCATCAATATATATGCAAATTCATTTGAAAATAAAGATGCCATCTCAGATATCATTACCGATTATAACAATTCTGTTGCAGAAGAAGATGCCATTTCTTATACCGACTATGTTGCCCTATTGATGTCCGGTATTACTACTATTATCAATGCTATTTCTTATGGGTTAATCGCATTTGTTGCAATTTCCTTGGTAGTTTCTTCTATTATGATTGGAATTATCACCTATATTTCCGTATTGGAACGGACAAAAGAAATTGGTATTTTACGCTCCATTGGAGCTTCCAAAAAAGATGTTTCCCATGTGTTTAATGCGGAAGCAATGATTATTGGCTTCTGTGCTGGTGCCCTTGGGGTAATCATCTCATTACTTCTTTGTTTGCCAATTAACTGGATTATCCATGCACTTACCAATATCCCAACGATTAATGCTTATTTATCTCCAGTTGCTTGTATTATTTTGGTAGCAATCAGTATGGGATTAACTTTTATTGCCGGATTAATTCCTTCCAGAATTGCAGCTAAGAAAAATCCAGTAGAATCTTTGCGAAGTGAATAA
- a CDS encoding potassium channel family protein — MRRIRLLWRILKITHADKLLFGFLVYFILTSIMIYLVEPNIQTVGDSLWYCFAASTTIGFGDIVAVTLLGRVLTVILCIYAVLIIALIPGVVVSYFIEFNKIKSKESVVVFLDQLEHLETLSKEELRELSQKVKQRRYRL; from the coding sequence TTGCGCAGGATTCGTTTATTGTGGAGAATTTTGAAAATTACCCATGCAGATAAATTATTGTTTGGTTTTCTGGTTTATTTTATATTAACTTCTATTATGATATATTTGGTAGAGCCGAATATTCAAACAGTTGGAGATAGTTTGTGGTATTGTTTTGCAGCAAGTACAACCATTGGTTTTGGAGATATTGTAGCTGTTACTTTATTGGGAAGGGTACTAACAGTAATATTGTGTATTTATGCTGTTTTAATAATAGCGCTAATTCCAGGGGTTGTAGTGAGTTATTTTATTGAATTTAATAAGATAAAAAGCAAGGAAAGTGTTGTTGTATTTTTAGACCAATTAGAACATCTGGAAACCCTCTCTAAAGAGGAATTGCGGGAACTTTCTCAAAAAGTAAAGCAACGCCGATATCGTTTGTAA
- the speD gene encoding adenosylmethionine decarboxylase translates to MAEEKLKLYGFNNLTKALSFNIYDVCYAKTAREQRDYIAYIDEQYNSERLTNILTTLTDMIGAQVLNIARQDYDPQGASVTILIAEGSMVPMGETQLAHLDKSHVTVHTYPEYHPETCLATFRVDIDVATCGEITPLSTLDYLISSFDSDIITMDYRVRGFTRDVNGQKLFLDHKVTSIQDYINPDTLFRYDTVDINIYEANLFHTKMMVKDIDLQNYLFNTDVYELPPKTRLEIMHNLRQEMIEIFSGRNIYGKDGTP, encoded by the coding sequence ATGGCGGAAGAAAAATTAAAACTTTATGGGTTTAATAACCTAACAAAGGCGCTGAGTTTCAATATTTACGATGTTTGTTACGCAAAAACAGCCCGTGAGCAGCGTGACTATATTGCCTATATTGACGAACAATATAATTCAGAGCGCCTTACCAATATTTTAACCACCTTAACGGATATGATTGGCGCACAAGTTTTGAATATTGCCCGCCAGGATTATGACCCCCAAGGGGCTTCCGTTACCATTTTAATAGCGGAAGGCTCTATGGTTCCTATGGGGGAAACACAGCTGGCACACCTGGATAAAAGCCATGTTACAGTGCATACTTATCCAGAATATCATCCAGAAACTTGTCTGGCAACCTTCCGGGTGGATATTGATGTTGCTACTTGTGGGGAAATTACCCCGCTTTCCACTTTGGATTATCTGATCAGCTCGTTTGATTCTGATATTATCACCATGGATTACCGCGTCAGAGGTTTTACCCGGGATGTAAATGGGCAAAAACTGTTTTTAGACCACAAGGTGACTTCCATCCAGGACTATATCAATCCGGACACATTGTTCCGTTATGACACAGTTGATATCAATATTTATGAGGCAAACCTGTTCCACACCAAAATGATGGTGAAAGATATTGATTTACAAAACTATTTGTTTAATACCGATGTTTATGAACTTCCCCCTAAAACGCGGCTGGAAATTATGCACAATTTGCGGCAAGAAATGATCGAAATCTTCAGTGGCCGCAATATTTATGGAAAGGACGGCACACCATGA
- the speB gene encoding agmatinase — MLNKNIETFMACDADFSEATTILFGAPFDSTTSYRPGTRFGSSAIRGESFGIETYSPYQDKDLLDCSIMDSGDLELCFGSTEQALSQIEQHTAEILAANKRPFMLGGEHLVTLGAFRAVTKQYPDIHIIHFDAHADLRDDYLGVQLSHACVLHRCWDLIGDNRIFQFGIRSGDREEFQWGNSHVTTHKFDFESLGHVIKQLEGKPVYFTLDLDVLDPSIFPGTGTPEPGGVSFEELRKAATLVCSQANVVACDVNELSPHYDQSGVSTMVACKIIREMLLAFQQ; from the coding sequence ATGTTGAACAAGAATATTGAAACTTTTATGGCGTGTGACGCAGATTTTTCCGAAGCAACTACTATTTTGTTTGGTGCCCCATTTGATTCCACTACATCTTATCGCCCAGGAACCCGCTTTGGCAGCAGTGCTATTCGTGGAGAGTCCTTTGGGATTGAAACCTACAGTCCTTATCAAGACAAAGATTTGCTGGACTGTTCCATTATGGACAGCGGCGATCTAGAACTCTGTTTTGGCAGTACTGAACAGGCGTTATCCCAGATTGAACAACACACCGCTGAAATTCTGGCTGCCAACAAACGCCCATTTATGCTTGGCGGGGAACATCTGGTTACTTTAGGCGCGTTCCGTGCTGTGACAAAACAGTACCCTGATATCCATATCATCCATTTTGACGCCCATGCAGACCTTCGGGACGATTATTTGGGGGTACAACTCTCCCACGCATGTGTACTTCATCGTTGCTGGGACCTGATTGGGGACAACCGTATTTTCCAGTTTGGTATCCGTTCTGGGGACCGGGAAGAATTCCAATGGGGAAATTCTCATGTAACTACCCATAAATTTGATTTTGAAAGCTTAGGACATGTAATAAAACAGCTGGAAGGAAAGCCGGTTTACTTCACTTTGGATTTAGATGTACTAGATCCTTCTATTTTTCCTGGAACCGGCACACCGGAACCAGGTGGAGTCAGTTTTGAGGAATTGCGAAAAGCCGCTACTTTGGTTTGTAGCCAGGCGAATGTAGTTGCCTGCGATGTAAACGAATTAAGCCCACATTATGACCAAAGCGGTGTATCCACTATGGTCGCTTGTAAAATTATCCGTGAAATGCTGTTGGCATTTCAACAATAA
- a CDS encoding aminotransferase class I/II-fold pyridoxal phosphate-dependent enzyme produces the protein MSLDQSRAPIYEALEEFKKMRVVPFDVPGHKRGRGNPELAALLGEKCVNMDVNSMKPLDNLCHPVSVIREAECLAAEAFGAAHAFLMVGGTTSAVQSMILSVAKRGEKIILPRNVHRSVMGAMILCGAVPVYVNPDCDHRLGIPLGMSVSAVKKAIQQHPDAKAILVNNPTYYGICSDLRSIVKLAHEHNMLCLVDEAHGTHFYFGEDMPVSAMAAGADMAAVSMHKSGGSLTQSSLLLAGPAMQEGHVRQIINLTQTTSGSYLLLSSLDISRRNLALRGKESFGKVMELADYARSEINHIGGYYAYSKELINGDSIFDFDRTKLSIHTLDIGLAGIEVYDLLRDEYDIQIEFGDLGNILAYLSIGDRKQDIERLVSALAEVRRRYQKDKTNLMTQEYIEPQVVVSPQEAFYAQTEHLPLLETSGRVCSEFVMCYPPGIPILTPGERITDEILDYIVYAKQKGCSMTGPEDADIEFLNVLKEG, from the coding sequence ATGAGTTTAGACCAATCCCGTGCCCCAATCTATGAGGCGTTAGAAGAATTTAAAAAAATGAGGGTTGTCCCCTTTGACGTACCAGGGCATAAAAGAGGACGTGGAAACCCAGAATTAGCTGCCCTGTTAGGAGAAAAATGCGTCAACATGGATGTCAACTCCATGAAACCACTGGATAACCTTTGCCATCCTGTTTCGGTAATCCGGGAAGCGGAATGCCTGGCAGCAGAGGCGTTTGGCGCGGCACATGCCTTCCTTATGGTAGGAGGGACAACCTCCGCTGTACAAAGCATGATTTTATCTGTAGCGAAACGGGGAGAAAAAATTATCCTTCCCCGCAACGTACACCGCAGTGTAATGGGAGCCATGATTTTATGCGGCGCTGTTCCTGTTTATGTAAACCCAGATTGTGACCATCGTTTGGGAATCCCATTGGGGATGAGTGTATCCGCTGTAAAAAAGGCGATCCAACAACATCCTGATGCAAAAGCAATTTTAGTCAATAACCCTACTTATTATGGAATTTGTTCTGATTTGCGTTCCATTGTAAAATTAGCACATGAACATAATATGCTCTGCCTGGTGGACGAAGCCCATGGAACCCATTTTTACTTTGGAGAGGACATGCCAGTTTCTGCTATGGCTGCTGGCGCTGATATGGCAGCAGTTTCAATGCACAAATCTGGTGGAAGCTTAACCCAAAGCTCCCTTTTGCTGGCAGGCCCAGCAATGCAGGAAGGGCATGTACGGCAAATTATTAACTTAACCCAAACAACCAGCGGTTCTTATTTACTACTCTCCAGCTTAGATATCTCCCGCCGAAATCTAGCACTACGGGGAAAAGAATCCTTTGGTAAAGTAATGGAGCTGGCGGACTATGCCCGTTCAGAAATCAACCATATTGGAGGGTATTATGCTTACTCCAAAGAGTTGATCAATGGGGACAGCATTTTTGATTTTGACCGAACCAAACTCTCCATCCACACATTGGATATTGGACTTGCTGGGATTGAGGTTTACGACCTATTGCGGGATGAATACGATATTCAAATTGAATTTGGAGATTTAGGCAATATTTTAGCCTATCTTTCTATTGGTGACCGAAAACAGGATATTGAACGGTTGGTAAGTGCTCTTGCGGAGGTTCGTCGCCGTTACCAAAAAGATAAAACAAATTTAATGACTCAGGAATACATTGAACCTCAAGTGGTTGTTTCTCCACAAGAAGCTTTCTATGCTCAGACAGAACATCTTCCTCTTTTGGAGACTTCCGGTAGGGTATGCAGCGAGTTTGTGATGTGTTATCCTCCAGGAATTCCAATCCTAACTCCAGGGGAGCGGATTACAGATGAAATCCTGGATTATATTGTGTACGCAAAACAAAAGGGGTGCTCTATGACTGGTCCAGAGGATGCGGATATTGAGTTCCTAAATGTGTTAAAGGAGGGTTAA
- the speE gene encoding polyamine aminopropyltransferase, whose amino-acid sequence MEFWFSESQTPNVKLSIRVDKQLYSGKSEFQRIDVFESPEFGRFLTLDGYMMLTEKDEFIYHEMITHVPMAVHPNVKHVLVIGAGDGGVIRELVRYPEIEQIDLVEIDELVVEVCKKYLPQTACRFDDPRVSIYYEDGLKFIRSCEDQYDLIIVDSTDPFGPGEGLFTKEFYGNCFKALKEDGIMVNQHESPFYDNDAVACQRAHKRIVETFPISKVYQAHIPTYPSGHWLFGFASKKYHPLRDLREAEWNLRALTCKYYTTTLHKGAFYIPAYVEELLKNVEQEY is encoded by the coding sequence ATGGAATTTTGGTTTTCGGAATCACAAACACCAAATGTAAAATTATCCATACGAGTTGATAAGCAGTTATACAGTGGAAAAAGTGAATTCCAACGGATTGATGTATTTGAATCCCCTGAATTCGGCCGCTTTTTAACTTTGGATGGATATATGATGTTAACCGAAAAGGATGAGTTTATTTATCATGAGATGATTACTCATGTCCCAATGGCAGTCCATCCAAACGTAAAACATGTTCTGGTGATTGGTGCTGGCGATGGTGGCGTCATCCGCGAGCTGGTCCGCTACCCAGAAATCGAACAGATTGACTTGGTAGAAATTGATGAACTAGTAGTGGAAGTTTGTAAAAAATACCTTCCACAAACAGCATGCCGGTTTGATGATCCCCGCGTTTCCATTTATTATGAAGATGGCTTAAAATTTATCCGTTCCTGTGAGGATCAATACGATTTAATTATTGTGGATTCCACCGACCCATTCGGTCCAGGTGAAGGGCTGTTTACCAAAGAATTTTATGGAAACTGTTTTAAAGCATTAAAAGAGGATGGCATTATGGTGAACCAGCACGAAAGCCCTTTTTATGATAACGATGCTGTTGCCTGCCAAAGGGCCCATAAACGAATCGTAGAAACGTTTCCAATCAGCAAAGTATATCAAGCCCACATCCCTACCTATCCATCTGGCCACTGGTTGTTTGGATTTGCATCCAAAAAATATCATCCATTGCGTGACTTGCGGGAAGCAGAATGGAATTTACGCGCGCTTACCTGTAAATACTACACTACTACATTGCATAAAGGCGCTTTTTATATCCCCGCCTATGTTGAGGAGCTATTGAAAAATGTTGAACAAGAATATTGA
- the feoB gene encoding ferrous iron transport protein B has translation MSFLFALAGNQNSGKTTLFNRLTGSNQHVGNFPGVTVEKKEGNIKQMKNAVLVDLPGIYSLSPYTSEEVVTRDMLLKDHPDGIINIVDATNIERNLYLSLQLMELGIPMVIALNMMDEVKASGNNIDVRKLSEHLGIPVVPISAGKNQGISELTRVISKMAEGKVSNPRQDFCTGPVHKAIHSIAHIIEDQAKDAGYPVRFAATKMVEGDGPTMKAIQITDKEQHIIDHIVEEMEEELGTDREAALADMRYNYIESICRDSVVKRQETHEQVRSERIDRLLTHKYLGIPIFFLIMFLIFWLTFSVIGAPLQDLLGTGIDWCTAQLAGLLERVGVAEWLQSLLIDGVCAGVGSVLSFLPIIVFLFFFLSLLEDSGYMARVAFVMDKMLRKIGLSGRSFVPMLIGFGCSVPAIMATRTLSSDRDRKMTIVLTPFMSCSAKLPIYAMITSAFFPQNGAIVMISIYIIGIIVAILSGLLLKKTVFRGEPVPFVMELPAYRIPSAKSVGLHMWEKAKGFIKKAFTIIFLASMVIWFLQSFDASLNMVSDSSQSLLAAIGSFIAPIFIPLGFYDWRASTALLTGITAKESVVSTLTVLTGSTNSAELSTALQSIFTPLSAFSFLVFTVLYMPCVAAFAASRRELGSTKSALATAAFQTGMAYIVAMVIYQVAHLLIG, from the coding sequence ATGAGTTTTTTATTTGCCCTTGCGGGGAACCAAAATAGTGGTAAAACTACGTTGTTTAACCGGTTAACCGGCAGTAACCAGCATGTTGGAAATTTTCCGGGTGTGACAGTGGAGAAAAAAGAAGGTAACATTAAGCAGATGAAAAATGCTGTATTGGTGGATTTACCTGGAATTTATTCATTATCCCCCTACACTTCAGAAGAAGTTGTAACCAGAGATATGCTGTTGAAAGACCATCCAGATGGAATTATCAATATTGTGGATGCTACTAATATTGAACGAAATTTATATTTGAGTTTACAGTTGATGGAACTTGGAATTCCTATGGTGATTGCCTTGAACATGATGGACGAGGTGAAAGCTAGTGGGAACAACATTGATGTCCGGAAATTATCCGAACATTTAGGGATTCCAGTTGTCCCGATTTCAGCTGGGAAAAACCAGGGGATATCTGAATTGACTCGGGTTATTTCCAAAATGGCGGAAGGTAAAGTTTCGAATCCCCGTCAGGATTTTTGTACTGGACCTGTTCACAAGGCAATTCATTCCATTGCCCATATCATTGAAGACCAGGCAAAAGATGCTGGATATCCTGTTCGTTTTGCTGCTACCAAAATGGTAGAAGGGGATGGACCTACCATGAAGGCGATTCAGATTACAGATAAGGAACAGCATATTATCGACCACATTGTGGAGGAAATGGAAGAGGAGCTGGGAACCGACCGGGAAGCAGCTTTGGCGGATATGCGGTATAACTATATCGAATCGATTTGCCGTGACAGTGTGGTCAAACGCCAAGAAACTCATGAACAGGTACGTTCCGAACGGATTGACCGGTTGTTAACCCATAAATATTTGGGAATTCCCATCTTTTTCTTGATTATGTTTCTTATTTTTTGGCTTACTTTTAGTGTGATCGGAGCCCCTTTACAAGATTTATTGGGAACTGGAATTGACTGGTGTACAGCACAACTCGCTGGGTTGTTGGAACGTGTTGGAGTAGCGGAATGGCTGCAATCTCTATTAATTGACGGTGTTTGTGCCGGTGTCGGAAGTGTACTATCCTTTTTGCCGATCATCGTATTTTTGTTTTTCTTTTTATCCCTATTAGAGGATAGCGGGTACATGGCACGTGTAGCGTTTGTCATGGATAAAATGTTGCGTAAGATTGGTTTATCTGGACGTTCGTTTGTCCCCATGCTTATTGGATTTGGGTGTAGTGTACCAGCAATTATGGCAACCAGGACACTTTCTAGCGATCGTGACCGCAAAATGACGATTGTATTGACGCCATTTATGTCCTGTAGTGCTAAGCTTCCTATTTATGCAATGATTACTTCTGCGTTTTTCCCACAAAACGGAGCGATTGTCATGATTTCAATTTATATTATTGGTATTATTGTGGCGATTTTATCCGGATTGTTGTTAAAGAAAACAGTATTTCGGGGAGAACCTGTTCCATTTGTTATGGAACTTCCTGCTTACCGAATCCCGTCCGCAAAGAGTGTGGGATTACATATGTGGGAAAAAGCCAAAGGATTTATCAAAAAAGCGTTTACTATTATATTCCTAGCTTCTATGGTAATCTGGTTCCTGCAAAGTTTTGACGCTTCTTTAAATATGGTATCCGACTCCAGTCAGAGTTTATTAGCGGCGATTGGTTCCTTTATTGCTCCAATCTTTATTCCTCTTGGTTTTTATGATTGGCGCGCTTCTACAGCTCTGCTGACGGGGATTACGGCAAAAGAATCCGTGGTAAGTACATTGACTGTGCTAACAGGTTCGACAAACTCGGCAGAATTATCTACAGCATTGCAAAGTATTTTTACACCGTTAAGCGCATTCTCCTTTTTAGTATTTACCGTATTATATATGCCATGTGTTGCGGCATTTGCGGCATCCAGAAGGGAATTGGGGTCCACAAAAAGCGCATTGGCTACTGCGGCTTTCCAAACTGGAATGGCTTATATTGTGGCAATGGTGATTTATCAGGTAGCACATTTGTTGATTGGATAA